Sequence from the Maribacter aquivivus genome:
ATTTGGCAAAATTTAATTACGGTATTGTTCATTTCGAATCTCCTGATGAACGTGGTATAGACGTCGCACTTCTATATAAAAAAAGTGCCTTCGTACCTGTTAATTTCAATAGCCATAGATTACTATTGTTTAACCTTGAAGGAAAACGAGATTACACCAGAGATCAACTTATTGTAGAAGGATTGTTAGATAATGAAAAGGTTTACTTCATCGTAAACCATTGGCCTTCTAGAAGTGGTGGCGAAGCAAGAAGTAGACCTTTTAGATTAGAAGCTGCCAAGTTGAATAAGCGCATTATAGATTCCGTTCAAAGACAAAACATCAATGCCAAAATTATAAGCATGGGAGATTTTAACGATGATCCTATAGACCCGAGTTTTAAAAAAATATTACAGGTTAAAAAAAATTCTAAGAATCTAGATTCCTTAAGCCTTTACGGACCTATGGAAAAACTATATAAAAAAGGAAGAGGCTCTTTAGCCTATCGCGATAAGTGGAATTTGTTTGATCAATTATATATGACATCTTCGCTAATAGACAACAAGAGAGAAGGTTATAGTTATTGGAAAGTAGGCATATTTACCCCTGAATACTTAATGGATCCCAAAGGAAAATATAAAGGTTACCCGTTACGGACTTATGCAGGCGGAAGTTATATTGGTGGCTATAGCGATCATTTTCCTGTATATCTGCACCTGATTAAAAAAGTTAATCCATAAAAAAAGAACCTAATAATATTGTATTAGGTTCTTTATCATCTTTTTAAATACTCTAATCTTAGTTAAACCATTGTCCCCAAGGAATTCTACTTAGAATAAGAAGTAAGCCTATTGAATAGAAAATAGCAATACTTTTAAATTTTTTAGCTCCGTCAACAAATTTCTTATGTCTTGACCAACCAATGGTTATTGATGCAATTGCCAATATATTAATGAAAGGATGCTCAACTGCCAATAAACGAGCCGTAGAAGTTAAACCACCCATGCCAAACTCTTGTATTGCGCTTAAGCCACTTGGAGAAACAAAATATAATATTAGCCCTACCAATAATTGAATATGGCATAAAATAAGTGCAAATAGGCTTAATCTAAGATCTTTACCCATATTAAAAATTCGTTTACCTAAAAGACCTGAAATAGCATTAATAACTGCTAAAATCAATACAGCCAATGCTATATAAGCCAAGTATGAATGTAGCATGTGAATAGTTTCGTACATAGTTCTA
This genomic interval carries:
- a CDS encoding endonuclease/exonuclease/phosphatase family protein, producing MRLLLLICFFSPLLTCAQKSDTYQIRTVAFYNLENVFDTKNDTLIFDDDRTPEGKDKWTEERYLNKIENMSKVISEIGSTYNKTAPDIVGVCEVENLGVLEDLVHHKNLAKFNYGIVHFESPDERGIDVALLYKKSAFVPVNFNSHRLLLFNLEGKRDYTRDQLIVEGLLDNEKVYFIVNHWPSRSGGEARSRPFRLEAAKLNKRIIDSVQRQNINAKIISMGDFNDDPIDPSFKKILQVKKNSKNLDSLSLYGPMEKLYKKGRGSLAYRDKWNLFDQLYMTSSLIDNKREGYSYWKVGIFTPEYLMDPKGKYKGYPLRTYAGGSYIGGYSDHFPVYLHLIKKVNP